From the genome of Ziziphus jujuba cultivar Dongzao chromosome 6, ASM3175591v1, one region includes:
- the LOC112493429 gene encoding TMV resistance protein N-like: MASSSSSSSSLSSAISPQQKHEIQEKYDVFLSFRGEDTRDKFVSHLYAALSATHISTFMDDNELQGGDEIRPKLSQAIQNSKIGIIIFSKNYASSTWCLNELVEILECKKRNKLSFVIPIFYEIDPSDVRKQKRSYEAAFGELEERFKDRMEKLPQWRAALTETSNLTGLNSKKSRGESEFVQKIVENILEKLLQCQSSDEKYFKGLIGIEEKIKKIESLLSIGSKDIRFIGICGMGGIGKTTLAKVVFEKLLNSQSFDRCCFLKDVRKILKGSGGLDHLTKDVISRLLNEKTVREMDTPFEALPPTIFRRLRRVKALIVLDDVDSSTQLESFYDGCCVLAPGSRIIVTTRDEQVLKTVTDSIHKVERLNDIESLELFRLRAFRENSPTVDYEMVLETIRYAHGNPLALKVLGSSLCRRPKDEWESVLKKLKKNQALEIKEVLKISYDGLDNGSKDMFLDIAFLFNSSFTRDHAKSILGDAVEMEITLLIEKCLIEDDEGNELRMHDLLRQMGREIVRDEDKEPGSRSRLCDAVEVCDVLENCTGTAAVGVMSLDMFEIEKNVIVHPGAFSNMRNLRLLRVYYGHHYTARNEGIHKFKLSIPRALHSDLSTKLRFLQWDSYPLKSLPSNFIPENLVGLVLRGSHVEKLWNNPKAVSLPVLRRMDLKFSKFLTQVPNLTQAPNLETINLEGCTSLVQFCSSLQNLEKLTYLKLNGCSKLRDVEGMFKRPEKLSESWIQKFISNVWPYPSQAHISQKFAPNLRCLLLRETAIEKVPPSIVCLSGLAELDLGFCKRLKSLPTSICHLNSLEQLDLRGCEELKTLPEILKPMGRLKRLYLSESGIKELPESIENLVSLKILRMDECQGLEFLPSSLGKLRNLSLMSLNYCSKVQELLPISPSLKNLYVNYCYRLKSLPEIPPQFLRSLPTIPSPHFGFCEHGCTAWSDYFTFYGCGKLDQNTRNMLADQALFHILSRLKFGSSAGGCRSDYFCYPGDEIPEWFDHQTCGTSISNIVSPPDWNDPEFLSFAFCIVLHQNKLGLFQDFDIVWKFGSQTICIDCDFPYLCADKFKDREVSSDHVFMVHVTKSALQQRIYELKYGFTGLSFRVPMHEVNWPNTCCTDVSFRAYWRFPNESAEIKKFGVRFIYRQDLERLYEKTERKNKRRFNECCESSGSEAVDSLEEEDDDKAHCRIYRTLGGYIR, translated from the exons atggcttcttcttcttcttcttcttcttctctttcttcggCAATCTCTCCTCAACAAAAGCATgagattcaagaaaaatatgatgTGTTTCTCAGTTTCAGAGGTGAAGACACCCGCGATAAATTTGTTAGCCATCTTTATGCTGCTTTATCTGCAACGCATATCTCAACTTTCATGGATGATAATGAACTTCAGGGCGGTGATGAAATTCGACCCAAACTTAGCCAAGCTATCCAGAATTCGAAAATTGGGATCatcattttctcaaaaaattatGCTTCATCTACATGGTGTCTGAATGAACTGGTGGAAATTCTTGAAtgcaagaaaagaaataagCTGAGTTTCGTCATTCCAATCTTTTATGAGATAGATCCATCGGATGTACGAAAACAGAAGAGGAGTTATGAAGCTGCATTTGGTGAACTCGAAGAACGTTTTAAAGATAGAATGGAGAAGCTGCCTCAATGGAGGGCTGCATTGACAGAAACGTCTAATCTAACTGGATTGAATTCGAAGAAATCCag gGGTGAGAGTGAGTTTGTTCAAAAAATCGTCGAAAATATTCTAGAAAAACTGCTACAATGTCAATCATCAGATGAAAAATATTTCAAGGGACTCATTggaattgaagaaaaaataaagaaaattgaatCCCTATTATCCATTGGCTCAAAAGATATCCGCTTTATTGGTATTTGCGGCATGGGGGGTATCGGTAAGACTACCCTTGCTAAAGTtgtgtttgaaaaattattaaattctcaATCATTTGACCGTTGCTGTTTCCTTAAAGATGTAAGAAAAATACTTAAAGGATCCGGCGGATTAGATCATCTGACAAAGGATGTTATATCTCGTTTATTGAATGAGAAAACTGTTCGAGAGATGGATACCCCCTTTGAAGCTTTACCTCCTACTATTTTTCGGAGACTTCGACGTGTAAAGGCACTTATTGTTTTAGATGATGTGGATAGCTCAACCCAATTAGAATCTTTTTATGATGGATGTTGTGTACTTGCTCCTGGAAGCAGAATCATTGTTACAACTAGAGACGAGCAAGTGCTTAAGACAGTAACCGATAGTATTCACAAGGTTGAGAGGTTAAATGACATTGAATCTCTTGAGCTCTTCCGATTGCGTGCTTTTCGTGAAAACTCTCCAACTGTTGATTATGAAATGGTGTTAGAGACAATAAGATATGCTCATGGGAACCCACTAGCCCTTAAGGTCTTGGGCTCTTCCCTCTGCCGTAGACCTAAAGATGAATGGGAAAGTGTATTGAAGAAGCTGAAAAAGAATCAAGCTTTGGAAATTAAAGAAGTGTTGAAAATAAGTTACGACGGGCTGGATAATGGAAGCAAGGATATGTTTCTGGACATTGCtttcttatttaattcatcTTTTACAAGAGACCATGCAAAAAGTATCTTAGGTGACGCTGTGGAAATGGAAATAACTCTTCTCATTGAGAAGTGTTTAATTGAAGATGATGAAGGTAACGAGCTACGCATGCATGATTTGCTGCGCCAAATGGGTCGAGAAATTGTACGTGATGAAGATAAAGAACCTGGTAGTCGCAGTAGGTTGTGCGATGCTGTGGAAGTTTGTGATGTATTGGAAAATTGTACG GGAACCGCAGCAGTTGGGGTCATGTCATTGGACatgtttgaaattgaaaaaaatgtgaTAGTGCATCCTGGAGCCTTCTCAAACATGCGCAACCTACGACTTCTCAGAGTTTATTATGGTCATCATTATACTGCCAGAAATGAGGGGATCCACAAGTTCAAATTGTCCATTCCTCGAGCTCTTCACTCTGATCTTTCTACTAAGTTAAGGTTTTTACAATGGGACTCATACCCTTTGAAATCATTGCCATCAAACTTTATTCCTGAGAATCTTGTTGGACTTGTACTTCGTGGCAGCCATGTTGAAAAGCTTTGGAATAATCCTAAAGCTGTG TCTCTTCCGGTGTTAAGAAGGATGGATCTTAAGTTTTCTAAGTTCCTTACTCAAGTACCAAATTTGACACAGGCTCCTAATCTGGAAACGATAAATCTTGAAGGCTGTACAAGCTTGGTTCAGTTTTGTTCATCACTTCAAAATCTTGAGAAGCTCACTTATCTAAAATTGAATGGTTGCTCCAAACTCAGAGATGTTGAAGGTATGTTCAAGAGACCAGAGAAATTATCTGAAAGTTGGATCCAAAAGTTTATAAGCAATGTATGGCCCTACCCATCTCAGGCTCACATTTCTCAAAAGTTTGCACCCAATTTAAGATGCTTACTTTTACGTGAGACAGCTATAGAAAAGGTTCCCCCATCAATTGTGTGTCTGTCGGGTCTTGCTGAATTAGATTTGGGGTTCTGCAAAAGACTTAAAAGTCTTCCAACAAGCATTTGTCATTTGAATTCTCTTGAACAACTAGATCTAAGAGGTTGTGAGGAACTGAAAACTTTGCCAGAAATCTTGAAGCCTATGGGACGGTTAAAACGACTTTATTTAAGTGAGAGTGGGATTAAAGAGTTGCCAGAGTCGATTGAAAATCTAGTATCCCTTAAAATTTTACGTATGGATGAATGCCAGGGCCTTGAGTTTCTCCCCAGCAGTCTAGGTAAATTAAGGAACCTTAGCCTGATGTCGCTCAACTACTGTTCAAAAGTTCAAGAATTGCTTCCCATTTCACCATCTTTGAAAAACTTGTATGTGAATTATTGCTATAGATTGAAATCTTTGCCAGAGATTCCACCTCAATTTTTAAGATCTTTGCCAACGATTCCATCTCCACATTTTGGTTTCTGTGAACATGGCTGCACAGCATGGTCTGATTACTTTACATTTTACGGTTGTGGAAAATTGGATCAGAACACACGCAACATGCTTGCTGATCAGGCACTATTTCATATTCTGTCTCGTCTGAAATTTGGATCCTCT GCCGGTGGTTGTCGTTCAGATTACTTTTGCTATCCAGGAGATGAAATTCCAGAGTGGTTCGACCATCAAACTTGTGGGACTTCAATCAGTAACATTGTGTCTCCTCCAGATTGGAATGATCCCGAATTCTTGTCTTTCGCTTTCTGCATTGTTCTTCATCAGAATAAACTTGGCTTGTTTCAAGATTTTGACATCGTATGGAAATTCGGTTCCCAAACCATCTGTATTGATTGTGATTTTCCATATCTTTGTGCCGACAAATTTAAGGATAGGGAGGTCAGTTCAGATCACGTGTTCATGGTGCATGTAACAAAATCGGCTTTGCAACAACGAATATATGAACTAAAATATGGTTTCACTGGCCTCTCTTTTCGTGTTCCAATGCATGAAGTAAATTGGCCAAATACTTGTTGCACTGACGTCTCTTTCCGTGCCTATTGGAGGTTTCCAAATGAATCTGCGGAGATTAAGAAGTTTGGGGTTCGGTTTATATACAGACAAGACTTAGAGAGGTTATATGAAAAAActgaaagaaagaataagagACGCTTCAATGAATGTTGTGAATCAAGTGGAAGTGAAGCTGTTGATTCTCTtgaggaagaagatgatgataaagCACATTGTCGTATATACAGAACTTTGGGAGGGTACATAAGGTAA